The following proteins are encoded in a genomic region of Miscanthus floridulus cultivar M001 unplaced genomic scaffold, ASM1932011v1 os_2559, whole genome shotgun sequence:
- the LOC136535140 gene encoding LOW QUALITY PROTEIN: putative aconitate hydratase, cytoplasmic (The sequence of the model RefSeq protein was modified relative to this genomic sequence to represent the inferred CDS: deleted 1 base in 1 codon), with the protein MPPLTSSLLSRSTARGVGAAAAISRPAADAAPSSSSPPARSTPTPRLRPSPASPFASGLAGRLFGGHRAAARSASSATAVFERRFASAATRNSYDEILTALKRPGGGEEFGKYYSLPALSDPRIDRLPYSIRILLESAIRNCDDFQVTGNDVEKILDWEKSAPKLVEIPFKPARVLLQDFTGVPAVVDLACMRDAMSKLGSDPNKINPLVPVDLVIDHSVQVDVARSANAAQANMELEFHRNKERFGFLKWGSSAFRNMLVVPPGSGIVHQVNLEYLARVVFNNGGILYPDSVVGTDSHTTMIDGLGVAGWGVGGIEAEAAMLGQPMSMVLPGVVGFKLSGKLKNGVTATDLVLTVTQILRKHGVVGKFVEFYGQGMSELSLADRATIANMSPEYGATMGFFPVDGKTLDYLKLTGRSDDTVAMVESYLRANKMFVDHSQVEVERVYSSYLELNLEEVEPCLSGPKRPHDRVTLKNMKSDWLSCLDSDVGFKGFAVPKESQGKVAEFSFHGTPAKIKHGDVVIAAITSCTNTSNPNVMLGAALVAKKACELGLEVKPWIKTSLAPGSGVVKKYLDKSGLQKYLDQLGFHIVGYGCTTCIGNSGELDESVSAAITENDIVAAAVLSGNRNFEGRVHPLTRANYLASPPLVVAYALAGTVNIDFEKEPIGISKDGKEVYFRDVWPSTEEIAEVVKSSVLPDMFKSTYESITKGNPMWNELSVSTSTLYPWDPSSTYIHEPPYFKDMTMTPPGPRPVKDAYCLLNFGDSITTDHISPAGNIHPDSPAAKYLKERGVERKDFNSYGSRRGNDEIMARGTFANIRLVNKFLKGEVGPKTIHVPSREKLAVFDAAMKYKNEGHDTIILAGAEYGSGSSRDWAAKGPMLQGVKAVIAKSFERIHRSNLAGMGIIPLCFKAGEDADTLGLTGHERYTVHLPTNVSEIKPGQDVTVTTDNGKSFTCTLRFDTEVELAYYDHGGILPYVTRKIAEQ; encoded by the exons ATGCCTCCCCTCACGAGCTCCCTCCTCTCCCGCTCCACCGCCCGCGGCGTGGGGGCGGCCGCTGCGATCTCCAGGCCCGCCGCGGACGccgccccttcctcctcgtccccGCCTGCCCGCTCGACCCCGACCCCGAGGCTGCGCCCCAGCCCGGCGTCGCCCTTCGCGTCCGGCCTCGCGGGCCGCCTCTTCGGcggccaccgcgccgccgcccgctCCGCGTCGTCTGCGACCGCCGTCTTCGAGCGCCGGTTCGCCTCAGCTG CGACCAGGAACTCGTACGATGAAATCCTGACGGCGCTCAAGAGGCCAGGAGGCGGAGAGGAGTTCGGCAAGTACTACAGCCTGCCTGCGCTCTCCGATCCGCGGATTG ATCGGCTCCCATATTCTATAAGGATTCTTCTCGAGTCGGCAATCAGGAACTGCGATGACTTCCAGGTCACCGGGAACGATGTTGAGAAGATCTTGGATTGGGAGAAAAGTGCACCGAAGCTAGTTGAAATCCCGTTCAAGCCCGCCCGTGTCCTCCTCCAG GATTTTACTGGTGTCCCGgctgttgttgatcttgcatgcATGAGGGATGCTATGAGCAAACTTGGCAGTGACCCAAACAAAATTAATCCTCTG GTACCTGTAGACCTTGTTATTGATCATTCAGTACAAGTCGATGTCGCAAGATCAGCAAATGCTGCTCAGGCAAATATGGAGCTTGAGTTCCATCGTAACAAGGAACGGTTTGGGTTCTTGAAATGGGGGTCCTCTGCATTCCGCAACATGCTTGTTGTTCCACCTGGATCTGGCATTGTCCACCAg GTGAATCTTGAATATCTGGCCAGGGTTGTGTTTAACAATGGTGGGATCCTTTACCCTGACAGCGTCGTAGGCACTGACTCTCACACAACTATGATAGATGGTCTTGGAGTTGCTGGGTGGGGAGTTGGTGGTATAGAGGCGGAAGCTGCAATGCTTGGCCAG CCAATGAGCATGGTCTTGCCAGGTGTTGTTGGCTTTAAGTTATCAGGCAAGCTGAAAAATGGAGTTACAGCCACAGACTTGGTTCTAACAGTAACTCAAATTCTTCGGAAACATGGCGTTGTTGGGAAATTTGTTGAGTTTTATG GGCAAGGCATGAGTGAATTGTCACTTGCTGATCGGGCGACCATCGCAAATATGTCTCCAGAATATGGCGCAACTATGGGTTTCTTCCCAGTTGATGGAAAGACACTGGACTATTTGAAGCTTACTGGCCGAAGTGATGATACG GTGGCCATGGTTGAGTCCTACCTGCGTGCGAATAAGATGTTTGTTGATCACAGCCAG GTTGAAGTTGAAAGAGTATATTCTTCCTATCTAGAACTTAACCTGGAAGAGGTAGAACCATGTCTATCGGGACCAAAACG GCCTCATGATCGAGTGACATTGAAGAATATGAAGTCTGATTGGCTTTCTTGCTTGGACAGCGATGTAGGATTCAAG GGTTTTGCTGTCCCCAAAGAATCACAGGGCAAAGTTGCAGAATTTTCTTTCCATGGGACTCCTGCAAAGATTAAGCATGGTGATGTTGTAATTGCAGCAATAACCAGTTGCACAAACACATCAAATCCTAATGTAATGCTGGGAGCTGCTTTGGTTGCCAAGAAGGCTTGTGAGTTAGGCCTGGAG GTAAAGCCATGGATTAAGACGAGCCTTGCACCTGGTTCCGGTGTTGTGAAGAAGTACTTGGATAAGAG TGGTTTGCAGAAATATCTCGACCAGCTTGGCTTCCATATTGTTGGTTATGGTTGCACAACCTGCATTGGAAATTCCGGAGAGCTTGATGAATCCGTGTCTGCTGCAATTACTGAGAATG atattgttgctgctgctgtattGTCCGGAAACAGGAACTTTGAAGGACGTGTGCATCCTTTAACCAGAGCAAATTACCTTGCTTCCCCTCCTCTTGTTGTGGCTTATGCCTTGGCTGGCACG GTTAATATTGATTTTGAGAAAGAACCTATTGGCATATCGAAAGATGGGAAAGAGGTTTACTTCCGGGATGTTTGGCCATCAACAGAAGAGATAGCCGAG GTTGTCAAGTCAAGTGTGCTCCCTGACATGTTCAAGAGCACATATGAGTCCATCACCAAAGGAAATCCTATGTGGAATGAGCTGTCAGTCTCAACAAGCACTCTCTACCCCTGGGATCCATCATCTACATACATCCATGAGCCTCCTTACTTCAAGGATATGACAATGACTCCTCCTGGCCCGCGGCCAGTGAAGGATGCATATTGCCTTCTGAACTTTGGTGACAGTATCACAACTGATCACATCTCACCTGCCGGAAACATTCACCCAGACAGCCCAGCTGCAAAATATCTGAAGGAA CGTGGTGTTGAAAGGAAGGACTTCAACTCATATGGTAGCCGAAGAGGAAATGATGAGATCATGGCTAGGGGAACCTTTGCCAACATTCGTCTTGTGAATAAATTCTTGAAGGGTGAGGTTGGACCCAAGACAATCCATGTTCCATCTAGGGAGAAACTTGCAGTTTTTGATGCTGCTATG AAATACAAGAATGAAGGGCATGACACTATTATCCTGGCTGGTGCCGAGTACGGGAGTGGAAGCTCTCGGGATTGGGCTGCAAAGGGCCCAATGCTGCAG GGAGTGAAGGCTGTGATAGCGAAGAGCTTTGAGAGGATTCACCGCAGCAATCTTGCTGGCATGGGAATCATCCCTCTATGCTTCAAAGCAGGGGAGGATGCAGACACCCTGGGCCTAACCGGCCATGAGCGCTACACTGTCCACCTTCCAACCAATGTGAGTGAGATCAAGCCTGGCCAAGATGTTACCGTGACAACTGATAATGGGAAGTCGTTCACTTGCACACTCAGATTCGACACTGAG GTGGAGCTTGCTTACTACGACCATGGTGGCATTCTACCATATGTCACCAGAAAGATTGCGGAACAATAG